The following DNA comes from Alosa alosa isolate M-15738 ecotype Scorff River chromosome 13, AALO_Geno_1.1, whole genome shotgun sequence.
attcaTAAAACTGTGTGTCCTGCTGATTTGTTACCATGGAGTGGAGCACAAATTCAGCCATATTGTGCAATGCTATACATTCTGAGGACGTTTTGTTGGCAGATGAGTCAGTTCATTATTTCAGAGAAGTGTTTTGTACCCTGAAGCACTTCATTAAAGAAGAAGGAGTCCAACATTGTGCATGCCACACTCTCCCAcaagttggggggggggggaatcatGCCGTTGCATGTCAATGAAATGACAGGCGGCCATTCCCTCAGTGGCTGGCTGGCTATGGGCTGGCCGCACGCCCCCCTCTACTTCCTCCCGAGTCCTCGAGAGCCTGGAGCACTTCCTGTTTAATCAACAAGTGTGCTGACCAACGGCCAGTGGCCATTATCCACTCTGCTGAGTAAATATTTGGAGTGATGGGAATGATGTGGATTGACATGCTGACTGAAATATTAGACTGAGATATCAGCGCACTCACGAGCAGCAAGCTGTTCCTCAcagctccctcacacacacacagcattatgCTCTGGCTCTTTTCACAGGAAACGGAGATGGAAGGCAGGTCACTCATCTGTAAACTATATTTTCATCAGCTCTAAATTGATTATCTTACAGCCAGTATATTACCAATAAAGGTTACTGTACGGTTAATgtgaatataaatatacaacgataatatattaataatagtaaTGAGTAATATTTGTAATAGTAATGAGACTGTAATGAGCTACATTGTGCTGAGGTACATTCTAAGTCATTTAAAAAGTTCTTAATATTTTATCGTTTCCATAAACACTCCACATCAGAGTATAATAATGTACTCTTTATAATGTAATAATGCAGCCTCTATACTAACTTTGTTCATACTCACTTCACAGTCACTCATCCACTCACTCAGTCTCACTCTTTCACACTCACCACATCCACTCACTTTCACCGGTTACCAATTCTGTTCTAACGATCTCACTTTTTCAGTATAACTCACTCTCAAACTCATTTTCACACTCAGCTCAATTTATCTCAATGACCAAAAGCACTTTGACTCCCCCTTTGATGAAtttcttcattcattcatttgttgtcttgctcactctccctctgtctcgttcacactctcactcaacTCTCTCACCCAGTAACTCACTGAGTTCTGGATCTTTCATGGAGGGGGGAGTGGGCCAGAGGACCCTCCCACTGGCTATAAAGCCCCAGCATACGGAAGCACTCAGCCTCACAGCACACGTGGACCTGGGGCTGGACAGATGAGCAGCTGAGACTGTCAgacaacgacacacacacatcctgacttacacaacaacacacacagacacctagctacagaaacacacacacacacacataatacatccACAGACCTGAAGAGTGCTTGGACAACAGCTATGAATCAGTCAGCGACGAGCATCTTGCTCTCCCTCTACAAAGCTGGGTGAGGAGTTGTGCTGTGGAAAAGCCTCATCTGCCAGGACCACAGGCCTGATCAGCTCTATGAGAAACAGACTGTGTTGTGGGTGACTACCCTGTCCGCCTGGGGAGTGAGGGGGACTCTAGGCCACGCGTCTGCTGCTGAGTGGATTAGCAGAGAGGAGGTCTGAGATGTCTTTTGCCATGATGCGGCCAAGCGCCGGACACCTCCTGTGCTCGGAGCTGGGCACCCTGTCAGGGGACGAGGAGAACAGCAGCGAGGACTCACACTCTGACCACAAGTCCTTCTGTCTGGACGCGGCCAGCCTGGGAGGCCTGAAGGCCACATCCAGGAAGCGCAAGCTAGGCTGTCGGCCGACCCAGACGGGCGACGCACGCGCATTTGTGGCTGAGTACCGCCAGCGGAACGCGGCGAACGCCCGAGAGCGCGACCGCACCAACAGCGTGAACACGGCCTTCACGGCGCTGCGGACACTCATCCCCACCGAGCCGGCCGACCGCAAGCTGTCCAAGATCGAGACTCTGCGCCTGGCGTCCAGCTACATCTCCCACCTGGGTAACGTGTTGCTGCTGGGGGAGGCCAGCGCCGACGGGCAGCCCTGCAACCGCTCACCCTCTGGCCTCCACCGGACCCCACGGGGCCACACGCGCAACGCCCCCCCCAGCCCCGACACTGAGAACTCACAGCCCAAACAGATCTGCACCTTCTGTCTCAGCAACCAGCGCAGAATGGTGAGTATCTCTCCCAGGCACACTGCTACTGCTTGTTATCACACTCAGCAAGAGCAGTCTCATGGCTCATCTGCCACCAAAGACAGATCAGATAAAAACTTTTTAGCTTATATGGTTCAAATCTATTTCTTCTTTTATTTTGTGATCTTTATTTATTCTATACTCGGTACTCAATACAGATTTTAATTATAATGTCAGTACTTTCATCTAACTTTAGCTCTATACACCCATAAAATACTACTCGTGAACCCTAGAGTAAAGCCAGAGGGAGGGTGGAAGTAAGTCAACATTTTATTTGAAGGTGACAAGGGGATTTGTATTCTATTTTTCGTTTTATATCTTTTTACCACCTTCAGGCAAAATGAATTGAGGACAACATAATGATTGTATGTTTCCCTATACATTTAGTTTTTTCATGCAAAATTGATTAGATAGAATAATTTGATTATGAAAGGAAATTAGACAACTGCCTCAGACTACTTTTTTGTGGTTGGTGTCAAAAGTGCTCAGTATGTTttagggcaaattaattctgTAATTGTCACAAATAGCAGCTTGTTTTGTGGGGGAAA
Coding sequences within:
- the LOC125306195 gene encoding basic helix-loop-helix transcription factor scleraxis-like, translated to MSFAMMRPSAGHLLCSELGTLSGDEENSSEDSHSDHKSFCLDAASLGGLKATSRKRKLGCRPTQTGDARAFVAEYRQRNAANARERDRTNSVNTAFTALRTLIPTEPADRKLSKIETLRLASSYISHLGNVLLLGEASADGQPCNRSPSGLHRTPRGHTRNAPPSPDTENSQPKQICTFCLSNQRRMNKDRDRKSAIRN